A stretch of the Campylobacter concisus genome encodes the following:
- the accD gene encoding acetyl-CoA carboxylase, carboxyltransferase subunit beta: MNFSDIFSKIRKAQPRPEEAPTHWVKCDNCHSLMYYKEVEACFNVCPKCGYHMRLKATDRINLICDEDSFVEFDANLKPVDPLNFVDKKSYKKRITENKEKTGRTSSVICGEGKCDGQDIQLVVFDFGFMGGSLASVEGEKIVRAIKRAIEKRQALVIVSASGGARMQESTFSLMQMSKTSAALKLLDEAKLPYISILTDPTMGGVSASFAWLGDLIIAEPGALIGFAGQRVIKQTIGADLPEGFQRAEFLLEHGLIDAIVPRSEHKKYISDMVKFLTNNKTMHQKERQDESGNNFELKLKTKG; the protein is encoded by the coding sequence ATGAATTTCTCAGATATTTTTTCAAAGATAAGAAAAGCTCAACCTCGTCCAGAAGAAGCACCTACGCACTGGGTAAAATGCGATAATTGTCACTCACTGATGTACTACAAAGAAGTTGAAGCTTGTTTTAATGTATGCCCGAAATGTGGCTATCATATGAGATTAAAAGCTACTGATCGCATAAATTTGATCTGTGATGAAGATAGCTTTGTAGAATTTGACGCGAATTTAAAACCGGTAGATCCATTAAATTTTGTTGATAAAAAATCATACAAAAAAAGGATCACAGAAAATAAAGAAAAAACAGGACGCACAAGCTCAGTGATATGTGGCGAAGGTAAATGCGACGGGCAAGATATCCAGCTAGTTGTTTTTGACTTTGGTTTCATGGGTGGTTCGCTAGCTTCAGTTGAGGGTGAAAAGATCGTAAGAGCGATAAAACGAGCAATAGAAAAACGCCAAGCTTTAGTCATAGTGAGTGCTTCAGGTGGAGCTAGAATGCAAGAGAGTACATTCTCTTTGATGCAAATGTCAAAGACATCAGCTGCTTTAAAACTACTTGATGAAGCAAAGCTACCTTACATCTCAATACTTACTGATCCGACGATGGGTGGCGTTAGTGCCTCTTTTGCTTGGCTTGGAGATCTAATAATTGCTGAACCTGGCGCATTGATAGGCTTTGCCGGTCAAAGGGTCATCAAACAAACCATTGGTGCTGACCTTCCAGAGGGATTTCAAAGAGCTGAGTTTTTGTTAGAACATGGCTTAATCGATGCTATTGTGCCAAGAAGCGAACATAAAAAATATATAAGCGATATGGTTAAATTTCTCACAAATAACAAGACAATGCATCAAAAAGAAAGACAAGATGAGAGCGGAAATAACTTTGAACTAAAGCTAAAAACCAAAGGCTAA